The Pedobacter roseus genome contains a region encoding:
- a CDS encoding amidophosphoribosyltransferase, producing MSDQIKHECGIAFIRLLKPLSYYQQKYGTALYGLNKLYLLMEKQHNRGQDGAGIATIKLDMKPGSRYISRYRSMASNAVADIFEYVQNKFVDIQENTPELMQDTEWLKNNVSFIGEVLMGHLRYGTHGKNSIENCHPFLRQNNWMTRNLVIAGNFNMTNVDELLEQLYELGQHPKEKADTVTVLEKIGHFLDDENQELFDQYKKEGHDNVAITHKISDNLDIANILRRSAKTWDGGYSICGMVGNGDSFIMRDPAGIRPAYYYYDDEIVVAASERPALQTAFNIQFKDVKEIDPGHALIIKKNGEVSMEQFREPTERLSCSFERIYFSKGSDVEIYRERKQLGRLLSDKILKAVNYDLKNTVFSFIPNTAEVAFFGMVDGVQRYVRNHQKEVLLHKKEQLTDEQLDDLLSLAPRVEKLAVKDVKLRTFITQDADRSEMVAHVYDTTYGIINNHQDTLVALDDSIVRGTTLKQSIIKIVDRLHPKKIIIVSSAPQIRYPDCYGIDMSRMGQFVAFDAAIQLLTERGMWQVIEDVYTKCKASLLLPKEEIVNHVKEIYKPFTPEEISAKIAQIITPKGTVAEVEVIYQSLENLHEACPKNKGDWYFSGNYPTPGGNKVVNKAFVNWKEGNNQRAY from the coding sequence ATGAGTGATCAGATAAAACACGAATGCGGAATCGCTTTTATTCGCCTGTTAAAACCACTTTCTTACTACCAGCAAAAGTACGGTACAGCACTTTACGGCCTTAACAAATTATACCTTTTAATGGAGAAACAGCATAACCGGGGCCAGGATGGCGCTGGCATTGCCACCATTAAGCTGGATATGAAACCGGGCAGTAGGTACATTAGCCGATACCGGAGCATGGCATCTAATGCGGTAGCAGATATCTTCGAATATGTACAGAACAAATTTGTCGATATCCAGGAAAACACCCCTGAATTAATGCAGGATACAGAATGGCTCAAAAACAACGTAAGCTTTATCGGCGAGGTGTTAATGGGCCATTTGCGTTATGGTACGCATGGTAAAAACAGTATCGAAAATTGCCACCCTTTTTTAAGGCAGAACAACTGGATGACGCGTAACCTGGTAATTGCAGGTAACTTTAACATGACTAATGTTGATGAGTTATTGGAGCAATTGTATGAGTTAGGGCAACATCCAAAAGAAAAAGCAGATACGGTTACCGTGCTGGAAAAAATCGGTCACTTTTTGGACGATGAAAACCAGGAGCTTTTCGATCAGTATAAAAAGGAAGGACATGATAACGTTGCGATTACGCACAAAATATCTGATAATTTAGATATTGCGAATATCCTTCGCCGCTCGGCCAAAACATGGGATGGAGGTTATTCGATCTGTGGTATGGTGGGTAATGGCGATTCGTTTATTATGCGCGATCCGGCAGGTATCCGTCCGGCATATTATTATTATGATGATGAGATTGTAGTAGCGGCTTCCGAAAGGCCAGCTTTACAAACTGCATTTAATATCCAGTTTAAAGATGTTAAAGAGATCGATCCAGGTCATGCTTTAATCATTAAGAAAAATGGCGAGGTGAGCATGGAGCAATTCCGCGAGCCTACCGAAAGATTATCTTGCTCATTCGAACGCATCTATTTCTCTAAAGGAAGTGATGTGGAGATTTACCGCGAACGTAAACAGCTTGGCCGTTTATTGAGCGATAAAATTTTGAAAGCGGTTAATTACGATCTAAAAAATACGGTTTTCTCTTTTATTCCGAATACTGCTGAGGTTGCGTTTTTCGGGATGGTTGATGGCGTACAACGTTATGTGCGCAATCATCAGAAAGAAGTTCTCTTACATAAAAAAGAACAGTTAACGGATGAGCAGTTAGACGATTTATTGTCGCTTGCACCACGTGTAGAAAAACTGGCGGTAAAAGATGTTAAACTGCGGACTTTTATTACCCAGGATGCTGATCGTAGCGAAATGGTGGCACACGTTTATGATACTACTTATGGTATTATCAACAATCACCAGGATACTTTGGTGGCTTTAGACGATTCTATTGTTCGTGGTACTACTTTAAAACAGAGCATCATTAAAATTGTAGACCGTTTACATCCTAAAAAGATTATTATTGTTTCTTCTGCACCTCAGATCCGTTACCCTGATTGTTATGGGATAGATATGAGCCGGATGGGTCAGTTTGTGGCTTTTGATGCGGCAATCCAATTGCTTACTGAACGTGGCATGTGGCAGGTAATTGAAGATGTTTATACCAAATGTAAAGCTTCGTTACTTTTACCGAAAGAGGAAATTGTAAACCACGTTAAAGAAATTTATAAACCATTTACCCCTGAAGAAATCTCGGCCAAAATTGCACAGATTATTACCCCAAAAGGTACTGTTGCTGAAGTTGAAGTGATTTACCAGAGTTTAGAGAACCTGCACGAGGCTTGTCCGAAAAACAAAGGTGACTGGTATTTCTCAGGAAATTATCCAACCCCAGGCGGTAACAAAGTGGTAAACAAAGCTTTTGTTAACTGGAAAGAAGGAAATAACCAAAGGGCTTATTAG
- a CDS encoding TonB-dependent receptor domain-containing protein, which produces MVGKVTDPQNKPLELVNIKIVETNQYAITDKNGLFRVNGTETNNILTLEFSFIGFQRLRLPLTVKEGETNLGNIALKVLDLSLENIEINAKRNYTGQTNSSLIITRDLIEQTPALSVNDLLNQIPNRKIQPPSLQNVQNINLRAAYAPTTDGKGAFELNNAFGIAIIMDGNTISNNANMQSFNAGRAGGVGLSFVKSGSYGIRGTGDDKTGYTGDYTFGGTDLRQIPADNIESIEVIAGVAPAKYGDLTDGAIIIERQAGKSPAYVRMQLRDNATSYGFSKGFEISPKYGSINVGVNYVNSFQDNRDKLKAYRRINTNAMWTNSFGNTKQLKNTFSVDYGRNLDGIKFDPDDEKSTRTKFDSWNFSVANRSNYRFTSGFLKNVGLNLRYSEGHQVSYKEELANDPYVLYTTAITTGIHEGTYDTGVYTAQSLIDGRPITASANLDFTGGFATGNLVHNLSFGTSFSYSANKGLGQTIDPNEPRSGTKVASTSLGTKSSERFYDFRLAVAQKDIGFYVEDLFTTTVLGKPLSVRAGIRSDIQNGYASVSPRTNINYEVNKNLKFGVAYGLSYKSPALAQRYPGPTFFEIPLLNAYNGKVNESTYLVYVERYDPTNINLKPSKSESIELSAQIKIQKFNLSISAYNKKSRNGISTVQTLQTIELPTYTATINPGAKPTVIQNGTSPYAINYFTFKNDLSSDNQGFEVILNTPEVKEIKTSFNLSGGLFRTSYGSTSNSLSDKMPNTIPTDPNYAYIGVYEPVNKKAYFSNGRLTSVTHIPKLSLIVSFVAEFDLLDKNVSSATSRIPVGYYNRFNQYTAITNFDKNNSSYGHLYITPEEQSENDLPRVISNYHLSIAKEIKKRFKFAFNVYNVFNHRPYYVTTTGIYKYPNSSPTFGAELSIKL; this is translated from the coding sequence GTGGTCGGAAAAGTAACCGACCCGCAGAACAAGCCCTTAGAACTTGTTAACATCAAAATTGTAGAAACCAACCAGTATGCCATCACCGATAAGAATGGTTTATTCAGGGTAAACGGAACAGAAACGAACAACATTTTAACGTTGGAATTTTCATTCATTGGTTTTCAAAGGTTAAGATTACCGTTAACCGTAAAAGAAGGCGAAACCAATTTGGGCAATATTGCTTTAAAAGTTCTTGATTTAAGTTTAGAGAACATTGAGATCAATGCCAAAAGGAATTATACGGGCCAAACCAACTCATCATTAATCATTACGAGAGACTTAATAGAACAGACGCCGGCATTGAGTGTAAATGATTTATTGAATCAGATCCCGAACAGAAAAATCCAGCCACCATCTTTACAGAATGTACAGAATATCAATTTAAGGGCTGCTTATGCTCCAACAACAGATGGGAAAGGCGCTTTCGAATTAAATAATGCGTTTGGTATTGCCATTATTATGGATGGAAATACTATTAGCAATAATGCAAACATGCAAAGTTTTAATGCTGGTAGAGCAGGTGGAGTAGGCTTATCATTTGTAAAAAGCGGATCATACGGGATAAGAGGAACTGGCGACGACAAAACAGGATACACTGGCGATTACACCTTTGGTGGCACAGATCTCCGTCAAATACCAGCAGATAATATTGAAAGTATTGAGGTAATCGCGGGTGTTGCGCCCGCAAAATATGGCGATTTAACTGATGGTGCAATTATCATTGAACGCCAGGCTGGAAAATCTCCGGCTTATGTACGCATGCAATTAAGGGATAATGCTACATCCTATGGGTTTTCCAAAGGCTTTGAAATTAGTCCAAAATATGGTTCAATAAACGTTGGGGTTAATTATGTTAATTCATTTCAAGATAACCGAGATAAATTAAAAGCTTACCGAAGGATTAATACCAATGCGATGTGGACCAACTCTTTTGGCAATACCAAACAGTTAAAAAATACCTTCAGTGTGGATTATGGAAGAAATCTCGACGGAATTAAATTTGATCCTGACGATGAAAAAAGTACGAGAACAAAATTTGATAGCTGGAATTTTAGCGTCGCAAATAGAAGCAATTATAGATTTACTTCCGGTTTCTTAAAGAATGTAGGTTTAAATTTAAGATATTCGGAAGGCCACCAGGTAAGCTATAAAGAGGAATTGGCGAATGACCCTTATGTATTATATACCACCGCTATAACTACTGGAATCCACGAAGGAACATACGATACAGGAGTTTATACTGCTCAATCATTAATTGATGGCAGACCGATAACAGCATCGGCAAATCTTGATTTTACAGGAGGTTTTGCTACTGGTAATCTTGTTCATAACCTTTCGTTTGGGACAAGCTTTAGTTATAGCGCAAATAAAGGTTTAGGACAAACCATCGACCCAAATGAACCAAGAAGCGGAACTAAGGTTGCGAGCACTTCATTAGGCACAAAAAGTTCTGAACGCTTTTATGATTTCCGTTTGGCAGTTGCCCAAAAGGATATAGGCTTTTATGTAGAAGATCTTTTCACAACAACTGTACTGGGCAAACCTTTAAGTGTAAGGGCAGGCATCAGATCGGATATCCAAAACGGTTATGCTTCGGTATCACCTCGAACCAATATCAACTATGAAGTAAACAAAAATCTAAAATTTGGTGTTGCCTATGGCTTATCTTACAAATCACCTGCTTTGGCTCAGCGTTACCCTGGCCCAACCTTCTTCGAAATTCCATTATTAAACGCTTACAATGGCAAGGTGAACGAGAGTACCTATTTAGTATATGTAGAAAGGTATGACCCTACGAATATTAATTTAAAACCATCCAAAAGTGAAAGCATTGAGTTATCTGCTCAAATCAAAATACAGAAATTCAATTTATCTATATCAGCTTATAATAAGAAATCAAGAAATGGAATTTCAACAGTTCAAACTTTACAAACGATAGAATTACCAACTTACACAGCTACAATCAATCCGGGGGCAAAACCTACTGTTATACAGAACGGCACTAGCCCTTATGCTATAAATTATTTTACTTTCAAAAACGACCTCTCATCAGACAATCAAGGTTTTGAGGTAATTTTAAACACACCTGAGGTTAAGGAAATCAAAACATCTTTTAACTTAAGCGGAGGGCTTTTCAGAACATCTTATGGTTCAACTTCAAATAGTTTGAGTGATAAGATGCCTAATACCATTCCAACAGACCCGAATTACGCCTACATTGGTGTTTATGAACCTGTTAATAAAAAAGCATATTTTAGTAATGGGAGGCTAACTAGTGTTACACATATCCCCAAATTAAGCCTTATTGTTTCTTTTGTAGCAGAATTTGATCTTTTAGATAAAAATGTAAGCAGCGCGACTTCAAGAATTCCTGTTGGGTATTATAACAGGTTTAACCAATATACTGCTATTACTAATTTCGACAAAAATAATTCGTCTTACGGCCATCTTTATATTACACCCGAAGAGCAATCAGAAAATGATCTTCCTCGTGTAATTTCCAATTATCATTTAAGTATTGCCAAAGAGATAAAAAAACGTTTCAAGTTTGCTTTTAATGTTTACAACGTATTTAACCACCGTCCATATTACGTTACAACCACTGGCATTTATAAATACCCAAATAGTAGTCCAACATTTGGAGCAGAATTATCAATTAAACTTTAA
- a CDS encoding DUF4876 domain-containing protein, with protein MRKLLFILLLAITACKKYQGDVTGIHPVKYHVITSYASENLGKLLPKAKIEVTFKSAKNGLIQKYITESNGTVSLDSISPGVYDISASIKIQPADYTTLTGEKVDKEVVFNASEKSKTITIEDNQRVELKLISGSTGPWVIKQIYYAGSNTTTGASFRDQFIEIYNNTDSLLYADSLYIAEALGIQNFTSTNIYRQNNSQYDWSKSQGMPTNIDANNGYIYTRALLMIPGTGKQYPVKPGESIVLAQTALNHKAPFTGSDGKTITVRDPSLTIDLSGADFEAYYAPFLAKPLASDIDNPSVPNVEVLSYSGTDLIFDNPGRMGYVIFKNKGDIDIKKLPQYPYPTITPPTASTDKYYQIPIDFIIDGVEVQPSSAASRVPKKLGASLDALYAYAPNGAYSSQSVIRKTDSIVNGRRILKDTNNSAEDFDFLPLAAPKAFK; from the coding sequence ATGAGAAAATTATTATTCATATTATTATTGGCTATAACCGCTTGTAAAAAATATCAAGGAGACGTTACCGGAATCCACCCGGTAAAATACCATGTGATAACATCTTATGCCTCAGAAAATTTAGGAAAGCTATTACCAAAAGCTAAAATAGAGGTTACATTTAAAAGTGCTAAAAATGGCTTAATTCAAAAATATATAACTGAAAGTAATGGTACTGTTTCGCTTGACTCGATTTCACCAGGTGTTTATGATATATCTGCATCAATTAAAATTCAACCAGCAGATTATACGACTTTAACTGGTGAAAAAGTAGATAAGGAAGTGGTTTTTAATGCATCAGAAAAATCAAAAACCATTACAATTGAAGATAATCAGCGTGTTGAACTTAAACTGATTTCAGGATCCACCGGACCTTGGGTAATTAAACAAATTTATTATGCAGGATCTAATACTACAACAGGAGCATCGTTTCGTGATCAATTTATAGAAATATATAATAATACCGATTCACTTTTATATGCAGATAGCTTATACATAGCAGAAGCTTTAGGAATTCAAAATTTCACTTCAACTAACATTTACAGACAAAACAATAGCCAGTATGACTGGAGCAAATCGCAGGGAATGCCAACAAATATTGATGCAAATAATGGTTACATCTACACCAGAGCATTATTAATGATTCCCGGCACAGGAAAACAATATCCTGTTAAACCGGGAGAAAGCATAGTTTTAGCTCAAACTGCATTAAACCATAAAGCACCATTTACCGGTTCTGACGGAAAAACAATCACAGTAAGAGATCCTTCTTTAACAATTGATTTGAGTGGAGCCGATTTTGAGGCTTATTATGCTCCTTTTTTAGCGAAGCCATTGGCGTCAGATATCGATAACCCCAGTGTACCCAATGTGGAGGTATTATCTTATAGCGGCACTGATCTTATTTTTGATAATCCGGGCAGAATGGGCTATGTGATATTTAAAAATAAAGGGGATATAGATATTAAAAAATTACCACAATATCCTTATCCAACAATTACACCACCAACGGCAAGTACAGATAAATATTATCAAATTCCTATTGATTTTATTATTGATGGAGTAGAAGTACAGCCTAGTAGTGCGGCATCGAGGGTACCCAAAAAGCTAGGGGCTTCTTTGGATGCGCTTTATGCTTATGCTCCAAATGGTGCATACTCTTCTCAGTCTGTTATCAGAAAAACAGATAGTATTGTAAACGGGAGAAGAATTTTAAAAGACACCAATAATTCTGCTGAAGACTTTGACTTTTTACCACTCGCAGCTCCTAAGGCATTTAAATAA
- a CDS encoding DUF6850 family outer membrane beta-barrel protein produces MKNTILYILLVFSSILTAYGQKRDTLSINVKNKLFSADSTLFAAYNFAKSSPFYIKKLMPSTYNNLSIGHDFEKGHLMKAQDATKANGTFLRTEGISQLKSISIWGQFSYKRTVEDSVAFSHQTRNNLANPYYFGSARNVNYQRTIYNLKTLASKNILKNNLPIGLGADYRIGDHYSTNDPRGDISDYQLNLVGTLGYNITKELAIGAAYRVGYGFEKVNVAYKNNSLNQGRVSPEFTNYLINGYGEPGEYNVNRTVQNNQTRNGLDAYLTYDAEKTGSFNFNYQTSKEKQKFDYRTSEGISKFISFNLVNENYRFFWLKSTAVNSLSFDLNYQTIKGDNYLNDYLANSYLFINNTTSIKGHYTLKKNQFTHNIGLGLKKYEERRQDGIAGNDIRFNQLNYSLSYGLNHQNKNNHNWGVSLTGLYNQYLDSDFSVLLANEGVFTRNVIYYDYAYNTTSKFGGNLTADYSIPMFKQIHAGIKAGVTYWRRDNLKDFGRVLPNTPGKDRFSSNISLNLYF; encoded by the coding sequence ATGAAGAATACCATTCTATATATACTTTTAGTTTTTAGTTCTATACTTACAGCATACGGCCAGAAGCGTGATACGTTAAGCATCAATGTGAAAAATAAATTATTTTCTGCTGATTCAACTCTTTTTGCTGCTTACAATTTTGCAAAATCAAGTCCTTTCTATATCAAAAAATTAATGCCATCAACTTATAACAACTTAAGTATCGGTCACGACTTCGAAAAAGGGCATTTAATGAAAGCGCAAGACGCAACGAAAGCCAATGGCACTTTTTTAAGAACTGAGGGAATTTCCCAGTTAAAATCAATTAGCATTTGGGGGCAGTTTTCATATAAGAGAACAGTTGAAGACAGTGTGGCATTTTCTCATCAAACGCGAAATAACTTGGCAAACCCATATTATTTTGGCTCGGCTAGAAATGTAAATTATCAAAGGACGATATATAACCTAAAAACATTGGCAAGTAAAAATATTCTGAAAAATAATTTACCTATTGGTTTAGGTGCTGATTATAGAATTGGTGATCACTACTCTACCAACGATCCACGTGGAGATATAAGTGATTACCAATTAAATTTAGTCGGTACTCTTGGATACAATATCACAAAAGAATTGGCAATCGGCGCAGCTTATCGTGTTGGGTATGGATTTGAAAAAGTAAATGTTGCTTATAAAAATAATAGTCTCAATCAAGGAAGAGTTAGTCCAGAATTCACAAACTATCTCATAAATGGCTACGGAGAACCAGGAGAATACAATGTAAATAGAACCGTTCAAAACAATCAAACTAGAAATGGTCTTGACGCTTATTTAACATACGATGCGGAAAAAACTGGTAGTTTCAATTTCAATTATCAAACATCAAAAGAAAAGCAAAAATTTGACTACAGAACTTCAGAGGGAATTTCTAAATTCATCAGTTTTAATTTGGTTAATGAAAACTACCGTTTTTTTTGGTTGAAAAGTACTGCTGTAAATTCTTTAAGTTTTGACCTTAATTACCAAACAATTAAGGGTGACAACTACCTTAATGACTACCTTGCAAACAGTTACTTGTTTATCAACAACACGACTTCCATTAAGGGCCATTATACATTAAAAAAAAATCAGTTTACTCATAACATAGGCCTAGGTTTAAAAAAATATGAAGAACGCAGGCAAGATGGTATTGCCGGTAACGATATCAGATTTAATCAATTAAATTATTCGTTAAGTTATGGCTTAAACCATCAAAATAAAAACAATCATAACTGGGGGGTTAGCCTAACTGGTTTATATAACCAATACCTTGATTCTGATTTTAGTGTACTTTTAGCTAACGAAGGTGTGTTTACAAGGAATGTGATCTATTATGATTATGCCTATAATACAACCTCAAAATTTGGAGGTAATTTAACCGCCGATTATAGTATCCCAATGTTTAAACAAATCCATGCTGGTATTAAAGCTGGTGTTACCTACTGGAGAAGAGACAATTTAAAAGACTTTGGCAGGGTGCTGCCAAATACCCCCGGCAAAGATCGTTTTTCTTCCAATATCAGCTTAAACCTGTATTTTTAA
- a CDS encoding cytochrome-c peroxidase produces the protein MNKIFALLALALTGLILFSFQSADFNNDDELSIDSLRKVYSKPTDQWPKPTLDKGAVFQELGELPPSPVDLKNDSVKNVVELGKILFFDPRLSGSNQISCSSCHAPDLHWTDGRQVSIGHDHLANIRNAPSLENVWFYKRLFWDGRATNLEEQAGSPVAAHNEMHQDMKALSKKLGKIKGYQPYFKSAFGSKEITNKRIFESLATFQRSIVSRRTPFDRFLAKDKKALTDQQLMGLHLFRTKARCINCHNGPLFTDNEFHNDGLTYFGRKYEDLGLYNVTKKPEDVGKFKTPGLRNVMKTAPWFHNGLFPDMDGVMNMYNVGMPNQRVKAEQVNDPLLPKNDKLLKGLKLSIAEKDAVVAFLEALSSPTVLTRVEQLPQ, from the coding sequence ATGAATAAAATTTTTGCCCTTCTTGCTTTAGCCCTCACAGGACTAATCTTATTTTCTTTTCAATCGGCTGATTTTAACAACGACGACGAACTGAGTATAGATAGCCTGCGCAAAGTTTATTCAAAACCTACCGATCAGTGGCCAAAACCAACGCTAGATAAGGGTGCGGTATTTCAGGAACTGGGTGAACTTCCACCCTCTCCTGTTGATTTAAAAAACGACTCAGTAAAAAATGTGGTAGAGCTGGGCAAAATCCTGTTTTTCGATCCGCGTTTATCGGGTTCGAACCAGATTTCGTGTTCGAGCTGCCATGCCCCGGATTTACATTGGACGGATGGCCGCCAGGTTTCAATCGGTCACGATCATTTGGCTAATATCCGCAATGCACCTTCCTTGGAAAATGTTTGGTTTTACAAACGTTTGTTCTGGGATGGCCGTGCAACCAATTTGGAAGAGCAGGCCGGAAGTCCTGTTGCTGCGCACAATGAGATGCACCAGGATATGAAAGCCTTGTCTAAAAAGCTCGGCAAGATTAAAGGTTATCAGCCTTATTTTAAGTCTGCCTTTGGCTCAAAGGAAATTACCAATAAAAGGATTTTTGAGAGCCTGGCTACTTTTCAACGTAGTATTGTGAGTAGAAGAACTCCGTTCGATCGTTTCCTGGCCAAAGATAAAAAAGCCTTAACAGACCAACAATTAATGGGTTTACATTTATTCCGCACTAAGGCACGGTGCATTAACTGCCACAACGGACCATTATTTACCGACAACGAATTTCACAATGATGGTTTAACCTATTTTGGCCGTAAATATGAAGACCTCGGTTTATACAACGTCACTAAGAAACCAGAAGATGTGGGCAAGTTTAAAACCCCAGGCTTAAGAAACGTAATGAAAACTGCACCATGGTTTCATAATGGTTTATTTCCGGATATGGATGGGGTGATGAATATGTACAACGTGGGTATGCCAAATCAACGTGTAAAAGCCGAGCAAGTAAATGATCCTCTGCTACCCAAAAACGATAAACTTTTAAAAGGTTTAAAACTAAGCATTGCCGAAAAAGATGCAGTAGTTGCTTTTTTAGAAGCGCTATCTTCGCCTACTGTACTTACACGCGTAGAGCAGTTGCCGCAGTAG
- the murI gene encoding glutamate racemase produces MQASPIGIFDSGYGGLTVFRSIADKLPDYNYIYLGDNARSPYGDHSFDTIYKYTLECVEWLFAKGCQLVILACNTASAKALRTIQQKDLPVKYPGRRVLGVIRPTAEVIDAYTQTKQVGVMGTRGTINSQSYLLEINKFFPDIKVYQQSCPMWVPLIENNEHLQSGADFFINEYCDQLLSQSKDIDCVLLACTHYPLLMPKLKKVFPDHINVLTQGEIVADSLIDYLDRHPEIEEKLAKQGERHFYTSGDPLAFDEHASIFFGEALTSGKM; encoded by the coding sequence ATGCAGGCTTCACCAATAGGTATTTTCGATTCAGGTTACGGCGGTTTAACGGTGTTCCGTTCCATTGCCGATAAATTGCCCGATTATAATTATATCTATTTAGGAGATAATGCCCGTTCGCCTTATGGTGATCATTCTTTCGATACTATTTATAAATATACTTTAGAGTGTGTAGAATGGCTTTTTGCAAAAGGATGCCAATTGGTTATCCTTGCATGTAATACTGCTTCAGCAAAGGCCTTAAGAACCATTCAGCAAAAAGATTTGCCAGTTAAGTATCCGGGCAGGAGAGTGTTGGGGGTAATCAGGCCTACAGCCGAAGTAATTGATGCTTATACCCAAACCAAACAGGTTGGTGTAATGGGTACAAGGGGAACGATTAATTCACAATCTTACCTTTTAGAAATCAATAAGTTTTTTCCAGACATCAAAGTTTACCAGCAGAGCTGCCCGATGTGGGTACCCTTGATCGAAAATAATGAGCACTTGCAATCGGGAGCAGATTTTTTTATTAATGAATATTGCGATCAGTTATTGAGTCAATCAAAGGATATTGATTGTGTTTTGCTGGCCTGCACACATTACCCCTTATTAATGCCTAAACTGAAAAAGGTATTTCCCGATCACATCAACGTGTTAACGCAGGGAGAGATTGTAGCCGATAGTTTAATCGATTATTTAGACCGACACCCTGAAATCGAAGAAAAGCTGGCTAAACAAGGCGAAAGACATTTCTATACCAGCGGAGACCCTTTGGCTTTCGACGAACATGCTTCGATATTTTTCGGAGAAGCGTTAACGTCTGGTAAAATGTAG
- a CDS encoding OmpH family outer membrane protein encodes MRKLINVFFVAAGLMFTANMASAQQKLGHINSEEVFANLPEAKAAQGTLETLGKQKQADIDAMIKEYQTKLAAAQAKEKTLSEANKESVGKELQVAGQELQDLEKRITDARTKASQDIGTKQGELFQPIQAKVATAISAVAKEKGLAYVFDIANGQGGNNLVFWEGGDDITASVKTKLGITATAAKPAAPKK; translated from the coding sequence ATGAGAAAGTTAATTAACGTATTCTTTGTAGCAGCAGGTTTAATGTTTACAGCGAATATGGCAAGTGCACAACAAAAATTGGGTCACATTAATTCTGAAGAGGTATTCGCAAATTTACCAGAGGCTAAAGCCGCTCAAGGAACTTTAGAAACCCTAGGTAAACAAAAACAAGCTGATATTGATGCAATGATCAAAGAATATCAGACCAAATTGGCAGCTGCTCAGGCTAAAGAAAAAACTTTGAGCGAAGCGAACAAAGAAAGTGTAGGAAAAGAATTACAGGTTGCTGGACAGGAGTTACAGGATTTGGAAAAACGCATCACTGATGCACGTACTAAAGCTTCACAGGATATAGGTACTAAACAAGGTGAATTGTTCCAGCCAATCCAGGCTAAAGTTGCAACTGCAATTTCAGCTGTAGCTAAAGAAAAAGGTTTAGCTTACGTTTTCGATATCGCAAACGGACAAGGTGGTAACAATCTGGTTTTCTGGGAAGGTGGCGATGATATCACTGCTTCAGTTAAAACTAAATTAGGTATCACAGCAACTGCTGCAAAACCAGCTGCACCTAAAAAATAG
- a CDS encoding OmpH family outer membrane protein, whose amino-acid sequence MKKYLFIAFLLCTFIGAFAQKFAYVDTEYILKHLPEYKSALSQLDVASKQWQQQVDQNFSEIDRMYKAYQADQVLLTDDMRKRRENEIIEKEKQAKEFQRSKFGPDGDLFQSRTKLIKPIQDKVAEAIKQIAKSKYLDFIFDKSSEATMMIYASSSYDVSNDVIVKLGYKPGTVNN is encoded by the coding sequence ATGAAAAAATATCTTTTTATCGCATTTCTACTTTGCACTTTTATCGGTGCCTTTGCACAGAAGTTTGCTTATGTAGACACAGAGTATATTTTAAAACATTTGCCAGAATATAAATCGGCATTAAGTCAGTTAGATGTTGCTTCTAAACAATGGCAGCAACAGGTTGATCAGAACTTCTCTGAAATCGACAGGATGTACAAAGCTTATCAGGCAGATCAGGTTTTATTAACAGATGATATGCGCAAGCGCCGTGAAAACGAAATCATCGAAAAAGAAAAACAGGCCAAAGAATTTCAGCGGTCTAAATTTGGTCCCGATGGCGATCTTTTTCAAAGCAGAACCAAATTAATCAAGCCCATTCAGGATAAAGTAGCTGAAGCCATTAAACAAATTGCAAAATCTAAATACTTAGATTTCATTTTTGACAAGAGTAGTGAGGCTACCATGATGATTTATGCAAGCAGTAGTTACGACGTTAGTAATGATGTAATTGTAAAATTAGGTTACAAGCCAGGGACTGTAAATAATTAG